One part of the Neoarius graeffei isolate fNeoGra1 chromosome 2, fNeoGra1.pri, whole genome shotgun sequence genome encodes these proteins:
- the zbtb22a gene encoding zinc finger and BTB domain-containing protein 22 isoform X2: MDKTLNSSAPVVQVCFPNVRAQVLDNLNRQREEGRLCDLSIQVQGQVFRAHRCVLAASSPYFHDQVLLKNVSTVSLPSVMDPLAFESVLNSAYTGQLSIVRDDIVNYVTVASFLQMWHIVDKCTDILKRSRPLTQASPGIEPGNSRHQSPSSSDCCLTESEEQKKPLGVECAALPPLATWRRPQQVPQQGKWGKSRLFLPPQHRADSPPAGEVERSCSPEAPNEKRNWMRSRLRESREVDEEDRKRGERWMEADEGVGEESELEEEERRAGGCGSGATLKKEGERGGVREGAERDKDQEEGFLPAAQDAQEVLAAAQCPLSARAQWQPAADWSTGPCAQPGGKLIEDAQKDVEEVDFGRFAEGGFEGETYDEIEDGTGQVSQRPLLPVSPGNAGGGVDFVLGPSELPWTSGALSSPSVPPSSSPVPSSSSPPSLTPYAGKVHFCHCGKAFTLKSMRDRHVKMQHLNLRPFACPVCAKSFKMKHHLTKHVKTHGALRPYECSVCGKKIIWRDSFLKHQARCQHLANRSACADINEAESGQDEPELEYEGYPSEGQVKMEQEGAPLEHVLKEEDGGSYTS; this comes from the exons ATGGATAAGACATTAAACAGCAGTGCACCAGTCGTCCAGGTGTGTTTCCCCAACGTGCGAGCACAAGTGCTGGACAACCTGAACCGTCAGCGAGAAGAAGGGCGACTGTGTGATCTGTCTATCCAGGTTCAGGGGCAGGTGTTCAGGGCACATCGGTGTGTGCTGGCGGCTTCCTCGCCATACTTTCATGACCAG GTGCTGCTGAAGAACGTGAGCACGGTGTCTCTGCCATCCGTCATGGATCCTCTGGCCTTCGAAAGTGTCCTCAACTCTGCCTACACAGGCCAGCTGAGCATCGTGCGTGATGACATCGTCAACTATGTCACGGTGGCCAGCTTTCTGCAGATGTGGCACATTGTAGACAAGTGCACAGATATCCTCAAGAGGTCACGACCTTTGACCCAGGCCAGCCCAGGTATAGAGCCTGGCAACTCTAGGCATCAAAGTCCCAGCAGTTCGGATTGCTGTCTGACTGAATCCGAGGAACAGAAGAAGCCCCTTGGAGTTGAATGCGCTGCTCTTCCTCCTCTGGCCACCTGGAGGAGGCCGCAGCAGGTGCCCCAGCAGGGTAAATGGGGCAAATCCAGGCTGTTCCTACCACCCCAGCACCGAGCCGACTCTCCCCCGGCTGGGGAAGTAGAGCGGTCGTGTAGCCCCGAGGCTCCGAATGAAAAACGCAACTGGATGCGCTCTCGTCTTCGGGAGAGCAGGGAGGTGGACGAGGAGGACAGGAAGCGAGGAGAGAGGTGGATGGAGGCAGATGAAGGTGTAGGGGAGGAGTCAGAGTTGGAGGAGGAGGAGCGACGGGCCG GAGGCTGTGGCTCAGGGGCAACTCTTAAAAAGGAGGGCGAGAGAGGGGGAGTGAGAGAGGGTGCAGAGAGGGACAAAGATCAGGAGGAAGGTTTTCTGCCAGCAGCTCAGGATGCACAGGAAGTGCTCGCTGCTGCTCAGTGTCCTCTTTCTGCACGTGCTCAGTGGCAGCCGGCAGCTGATTGGTCGACAGGTCCATGCGCTCAGCCAGGAGGGAAGTTAATTGAAGATGCACAGAAGGATGTAGAAGAAGTGGACTTTGGACGTTTCGCAGAGGGAGGATTCGAGGGAGAgacgtatgatgagattgaggatGGCACGGGACAAGTTTCCCAGAGGCCTTTGCTTCCTGTGTCACCTGGCAATGCTGGGGGTGGAGTGGACTTTGTGCTCGGGCCTTCAGAGCTTCCGTGGACGTCAGGCGCACTCTCATCTCCCTCCGTCCCTCCTTCCTCCTCTCCCGTGCCCTCCTCCTCATCTCCGCCCTCCCTCACACCCTATGCAGGCAAAGTGCACTTCTGCCACTGCGGTAAAGCCTTCACGCTGAAGAGCATGCGAGATCGTCATGTCAAGATGCAGCACCTGAACCTGCGGCCCTTTGCCTGCCCTGTCTGTGCCAAGAGTTTCAAGATGAAGCACCACCTGACCAAGCACGTGAAGACACATGGGGCTCTGCGGCCTTACGAGTGCAGTGTCTGCGGCAAGAAGATCATCTGGAGGGACAGTTTCCTCAAACACCAGGCTCGCTGCCAACACCTCGCCAACAGATCGGCTTGCGCTGACATCAACGAGGCAGAGTCAGGGCAGGACGAGCCGGAGTTGGAGTATGAGGGTTACCCAAGTGAGGGACAGGTAAAGATGGAGCAGGAGGGAGCTCCATTGGAGCATGTTCTGAAAGAGGAAGATGGAGGCAGCTACACTTCATAA
- the zbtb22a gene encoding zinc finger and BTB domain-containing protein 22 isoform X1, which produces MNTHFIQINSVCVCFPPAGVMDKTLNSSAPVVQVCFPNVRAQVLDNLNRQREEGRLCDLSIQVQGQVFRAHRCVLAASSPYFHDQVLLKNVSTVSLPSVMDPLAFESVLNSAYTGQLSIVRDDIVNYVTVASFLQMWHIVDKCTDILKRSRPLTQASPGIEPGNSRHQSPSSSDCCLTESEEQKKPLGVECAALPPLATWRRPQQVPQQGKWGKSRLFLPPQHRADSPPAGEVERSCSPEAPNEKRNWMRSRLRESREVDEEDRKRGERWMEADEGVGEESELEEEERRAGGCGSGATLKKEGERGGVREGAERDKDQEEGFLPAAQDAQEVLAAAQCPLSARAQWQPAADWSTGPCAQPGGKLIEDAQKDVEEVDFGRFAEGGFEGETYDEIEDGTGQVSQRPLLPVSPGNAGGGVDFVLGPSELPWTSGALSSPSVPPSSSPVPSSSSPPSLTPYAGKVHFCHCGKAFTLKSMRDRHVKMQHLNLRPFACPVCAKSFKMKHHLTKHVKTHGALRPYECSVCGKKIIWRDSFLKHQARCQHLANRSACADINEAESGQDEPELEYEGYPSEGQVKMEQEGAPLEHVLKEEDGGSYTS; this is translated from the exons ATGAATACACACTTTATTCAGataaa ctctgtgtgtgtgtgttttcctcctGCAGGAGTGATGGATAAGACATTAAACAGCAGTGCACCAGTCGTCCAGGTGTGTTTCCCCAACGTGCGAGCACAAGTGCTGGACAACCTGAACCGTCAGCGAGAAGAAGGGCGACTGTGTGATCTGTCTATCCAGGTTCAGGGGCAGGTGTTCAGGGCACATCGGTGTGTGCTGGCGGCTTCCTCGCCATACTTTCATGACCAG GTGCTGCTGAAGAACGTGAGCACGGTGTCTCTGCCATCCGTCATGGATCCTCTGGCCTTCGAAAGTGTCCTCAACTCTGCCTACACAGGCCAGCTGAGCATCGTGCGTGATGACATCGTCAACTATGTCACGGTGGCCAGCTTTCTGCAGATGTGGCACATTGTAGACAAGTGCACAGATATCCTCAAGAGGTCACGACCTTTGACCCAGGCCAGCCCAGGTATAGAGCCTGGCAACTCTAGGCATCAAAGTCCCAGCAGTTCGGATTGCTGTCTGACTGAATCCGAGGAACAGAAGAAGCCCCTTGGAGTTGAATGCGCTGCTCTTCCTCCTCTGGCCACCTGGAGGAGGCCGCAGCAGGTGCCCCAGCAGGGTAAATGGGGCAAATCCAGGCTGTTCCTACCACCCCAGCACCGAGCCGACTCTCCCCCGGCTGGGGAAGTAGAGCGGTCGTGTAGCCCCGAGGCTCCGAATGAAAAACGCAACTGGATGCGCTCTCGTCTTCGGGAGAGCAGGGAGGTGGACGAGGAGGACAGGAAGCGAGGAGAGAGGTGGATGGAGGCAGATGAAGGTGTAGGGGAGGAGTCAGAGTTGGAGGAGGAGGAGCGACGGGCCG GAGGCTGTGGCTCAGGGGCAACTCTTAAAAAGGAGGGCGAGAGAGGGGGAGTGAGAGAGGGTGCAGAGAGGGACAAAGATCAGGAGGAAGGTTTTCTGCCAGCAGCTCAGGATGCACAGGAAGTGCTCGCTGCTGCTCAGTGTCCTCTTTCTGCACGTGCTCAGTGGCAGCCGGCAGCTGATTGGTCGACAGGTCCATGCGCTCAGCCAGGAGGGAAGTTAATTGAAGATGCACAGAAGGATGTAGAAGAAGTGGACTTTGGACGTTTCGCAGAGGGAGGATTCGAGGGAGAgacgtatgatgagattgaggatGGCACGGGACAAGTTTCCCAGAGGCCTTTGCTTCCTGTGTCACCTGGCAATGCTGGGGGTGGAGTGGACTTTGTGCTCGGGCCTTCAGAGCTTCCGTGGACGTCAGGCGCACTCTCATCTCCCTCCGTCCCTCCTTCCTCCTCTCCCGTGCCCTCCTCCTCATCTCCGCCCTCCCTCACACCCTATGCAGGCAAAGTGCACTTCTGCCACTGCGGTAAAGCCTTCACGCTGAAGAGCATGCGAGATCGTCATGTCAAGATGCAGCACCTGAACCTGCGGCCCTTTGCCTGCCCTGTCTGTGCCAAGAGTTTCAAGATGAAGCACCACCTGACCAAGCACGTGAAGACACATGGGGCTCTGCGGCCTTACGAGTGCAGTGTCTGCGGCAAGAAGATCATCTGGAGGGACAGTTTCCTCAAACACCAGGCTCGCTGCCAACACCTCGCCAACAGATCGGCTTGCGCTGACATCAACGAGGCAGAGTCAGGGCAGGACGAGCCGGAGTTGGAGTATGAGGGTTACCCAAGTGAGGGACAGGTAAAGATGGAGCAGGAGGGAGCTCCATTGGAGCATGTTCTGAAAGAGGAAGATGGAGGCAGCTACACTTCATAA